The window CGCAGGGTAGAGCTTTCTGCCATATCGACCGCATGGCGAGCGTGTGACAGGTAGGTAGCGACGGCGGCGTTCGCAAGGTCCGCTCTGGAAGGTGAGTCTTTTCCCAGTCTTGCGAGCAGCCAAGCTGGTGGACCGAGCGAGAGGGATTCGATGACAGGGACAGGGCTCCTGAAAAGGAGAAGCTTTGGGGTTTTGGGTATCGAAGAATCAACTACATTCCGATGCTCGAGGATCCAAGAAGTAAGCTTGACGACGAGTTTTCCGCCTCGAGATCTTGCCCATTCGCCATAGACCGAGAAGACGGCTCGCAACGCATCGACACGCTGTTCGTGGCTCAGGTTTGGCAACGCTAGAATATCTCCGAGAATCGGCGGCTCGCTCACCACGATTAGGTTGGGATGCTGCTTGAGCATCTGGCACAGCAGAGTCGATCCGCAGCGTCCGCAATGGTAGATGACTCCAGCTAGGTTGTTCGGTGATTTGCGAGTGGCTGACAGCAAGGAGTCCAGCGGTCCGATGGTGGCGTTTTGTTCCATCGAGGGCAGTGCCTTGGCGCTATCCTCGAAGAAACCCGCGGAAAGATCGAGATTCGTTCCGTTTATCCATCGCGTGAGGATCCTGTTTTGGACGCTCACTATTCGATGCGGGAGCAGTCGCTCGATAGGCTGTGAATCGAAGTTCATGGAGAGTGCAGGAAGCGAAGGCCTGCTGGGGCTAAGCGATTAACAAAGCGGACCCCAAAAGGTGGCGCACACGACCTCGGCCGACCTTTTGAGGAGTCTCCACTCTCTAATGGCCCGACTCAGTTGTAGTTGAAATAAGGTTACAGCGTTTTCCCTTTGCGACCGAGCGATGTCACTCGATCCAGGAGACGGTGGTGAGGCTGCTTTCGTCGAGGATGCCGTACTTGTGGCGGATTTCGAAAATCGTCGATTCGGCTTCGAAGATTCGAGAAAAGTTACCTTGGGTGGGGGCTTGCTCGTAGCACTTGATCTCGTAAGTGATGGTGGTTTCGTACCTCGAGTGAATGGTGGAGCTTTCGTAGGTCGTCTCTTCGTATTCCACCTTGCCGTTCTCCTTTTTCTCGGAGACTCCCTTGGTGGTGGAGGCGCTGGAAACGTGTATCGGATCGCTGGTGACATCATGGCCGTCTCCTTCGATGGAGAAATAGCTGAACTGGTACTCCTTGGTGACCTCGGCGCAGCGAAGCAGGCAGTAGTCGCGAAGCCTTTGCTCGTCGAAGCCCACGCTGGGCGAGGAGAAGGTCACGAGAAATCGGTCGTTGCCGAGCCGTTTGTGCGAGTAGCCGCCGTTGGCTCCGGCGGGTTGATAGGGAACGGCGCAAGCGGTTAGGAAGAGGAGGGAGAGGGCGGTGGCTGTTTGTAGAAGATGCTTCATGGCTTTTTAGGGGGAAGGTGGGATTGGTCAGCTAGGTGTTGATGGCGTCTGGGCGTGATATCCGTTTGGGAGAGCTCTCGCGTCGCTGATGCGTCTTGGCGGCTAGATGATCGGATGCTCTCGTTTCTCGGCCTCCGGCTCGTCCAGCAGGGACCGGTCTGGCTTCAGGTAGATGCTTCGCAGCGCCTCTCGAATAGCGGCGTCGTACATGGGCATTTCGTCCTTGGTGGTGATGACGTTCACCGAGACGAGCGAGCGTTCTTTCACGGTGGTCATGAGGTAGTTGTAGCGCCGGTCGTCTTCGTTCCGAGGGTAGAATTCCGCGAAAACCCACTTGTCGCCATTCACTTCAACCAGGCCGTAGAATTCGAATTCGACTCCGGGAATCGTCGATTCCAGGTGAGGTCGGGCATTCGCCAAAAGAGCGGAAAGGGAGAGGGACTTGTCCGGATAGTGAACCAGGTCGATACTGTAGATCGTGTTTTCGGAAGGGCTGACACTGCTCACCCAAGTTCGCTCGCCATCCGGCTTGATGGCTTTGGGATCGTCCGGCGGGATTGGCGTGAAACCGGCGGGAAGCACGAACGTTGGTTTGAGCGGGCCTTGGTAGTGATAGCCGGGCTCGGGCCCGTCCAGCTCCTCGATGAAGCTCTCCGTCCGGGCTGTCGATGCCATGATGCAGGCCAGAGCTAGGAAAAGGAGCGGGAGAGGACGCATGGCTTAAGGGGTTGAGGAATGTTGATCCCCATCGCGCGGGCTTTTGCCGGGGGCCTTCTTCTTGCCTTCATTTGGGCCGAACGCCGAGTGAACTACGATGCCGAGGACGCCGCCGACCGCGAAGACCAGAAGGACGAAGCCGACGCTTAGGCTGACGCTGCCGCCCAGGAGGAGGCCGATCAGGATGATGAGGGCGAGGGCGATCGTTGCGAACATGCCGCCGAGGAAGAACGCTTTGGTCCAGGTGAAAGGTCCCGTTTCTGGTGTTGCGAGATTCTCAGGATAGGGCTCGGGTGGTACGAAATCGTCGGGTAAGGGGGCTACCAATTCTTGGTTGTCGAGAATGCGCCGGGCTTTTTCCTCTTCCTCCGGGGGCACTTGCAGTCTGATGCCGTCTGGCACGTATTGAGCCCCGAGAGAGTAGGTGTGCTCGTCGGCAAGCGAAACGGCGATGCCAGCCGTTTCGAGAACGGAGCGGGCTAGCGAGGCTTGGGCTTGGCTGGAGAAGCTGCGGATGGTGATCATGCGAGTTGGCGAGGCATAACGAGTCTCTACGGCTGTAAAATACAGTTAGGAGAAACTACTTAAAGAAGTGGCGGTAGGTCAATGCTTTAGCGGTCGGAGGCCGAGGCGGGGCCGCATGAGACGTACAGCTCCAGCCGTTGGCGGCATCGACTCGCGTTTAGTGGCTGGGGAGCGGTGGAAACTCCGTTTCGCTAGGGTGGCCGCTTTTTTATGATACCGGTTGAGGTTCCGCGTTTTCGGGCGAGGCGTCGGTCGATTTCGTTTGTCGAACCACTACGGTGCCGGCGATGAAGTCGTGCAGGGCCCGACGTTTTTCGTTGGTCAGCATGGTGATGACCTCCGCGATGAACCAAATGCCGGCGATGGAGGGCACGATGGCGAAGGAGGCGCTTTGCTCGACGCTGCCGGATTCTGCTCCCTTGAAGGCGTAGGCGTAGAGTGAGATGGAGACCAGGAAAGGGATAGCGTCGCGCTTGAACGCCTGGACGAAGGTTATGGGCTGCTCTGTCTGGTGGTCGACCACGCGGATCTTGCATGCCAGCTTGCCGATTGTGCCGCCCCGGCTGCCATGAAAGTAGATCGAGTAGGCGTAGAAGAAGAGCGTGGTAGCGATGTTGATGGCGATGTGGGAGGAGGGCGTCAGGGCGAACGCGATGAAGGGAAGCAAGGAGGTGATGGGCCAAAGCACCACCGCGTCGATCGCCGGCGAGAGAAAGCGTGGCCAGAAGGTGGAATAGCGTTCGTTTTCCTGGATGTCCCGCTCCTTGTAGTGGCTGTATATCAGCGCCGCCAAAAGCAGGCTCACGCCGAGATTGATGAGGATGGAGAAGAGTTGGACGTCGTGCATGCTCGAGGATCTGGAGACTGGGCGGGGCTGCGCTGATCGGCTTTCGATTTGCGGAGCCGTTCAGGCGGGCTGGAGAAGGGTAACAGAACCTTTAAGCTGCCGTCGAAGGGCCTCAAGTCGTTTTTTAGCCCTTGTGTCGATGAGAGGCTGGACCGGGCGAAGCCATGCGTGACGCCACGCTAGAGCGCGCCTCGGATTTCCAGGGTCAGGGTGTGCGGGCTGGAAATCTCCTCGGGGATGAGCACGTGCAGCCCTTCGGCATCTCGGCTCCATTCGATTTCCTGGCTGGCGCCGAGCAGACGCACGCTTTGGATCGTCTTGTCGGACGCCAGATCGGAGTCGCTGCCTAGCGCCTTTATGGTGATCGTTTGATCGGAATCGGGATGCTGCATGACGATGGCGTAGAGCGCCTCGTCCTTGGTGGTGAAGCGGATGTCGGCTGCGGTATACGGAGCTTCGCGAACGTCCTTGGCGCCGCCGTAGTGGCCAGCTTCCGGTTCCTCCTCGGTGGACGGACCCTCGCCGTAGATTTTCCAAGGCCGAGTGCTGAAGATCGCCTCGCCGTTGATGTCCATCCAATCCGCCAGACCTTCGAGGAAGGCGATTTCCGCTTCGTCGAGCGTTCCGTCGCCGCGTATGGGGATGCTGAGAAGAAGGTTGCCGTTCTTGCTCACGATGTCGGCGAGCATGCGCGCCACTTGGGAGACGCTCTTGTATCGACCCTCTTCATACACGTCGCGATTGTAGTGCCAATCTCCGATACAAGTGTCGGTTTGCCAGGGGTTCTCGCGAATACCGAACGCCACGCCGCGCTCGATATCGTCGATCACGGCGCCCAAGCGGTCCTCCGAGGTGCCTTTCACGTTGATGACCGCTTCGGGCTCGCCGTCATGCCAGTCGAGGCTGGCGTTGTAGTAGTGGGCGGCCACATCGAGGCCGGCTTGGCCGAGCGGGAGGGTGTAGTTGTCGAAATAGAGCAGGTCGGGCTGATACTTGTCGACGAGGTCCTGCGCTCTCAGGAACCAGGTATCCACAAATTTCCTACCGAGCTCGCCTTCGGGTGGTTCCTCGGTCCAGTCGGCAGTGTTTTCGGTGTGCCACTTGGATTGAGCCTCGATGGTATTCAGGCCATCTGGCATCGCCATCAGCGGGCCGTTGTAGAGGGTTTGCGGGTCGAGGCCTTCCCACCATTTCCCTGCTCCATCCTCTTTGGTGAGGGTGTAGGCATCGTAGCGCTCCCCGGCTCTTGGCCCCGTCGCGTCGTAGGCGTACGCGGCCTGGTACCAGTGCCAGGAGTGGGCGGAGTGGTTGCTCACGCCAAATCGAAGCCCGTGCTGGCGAGCGATTCTCGCCCACGTCCCCACGATGTCCTTCTTCGGACCGACATCGACTGAGTTCCACTCGTGATGATCGGAGTCGAAGCAGTCGAAATTGTCGTGATGATTGGCGAGGGCCACGAAGTATTTCGCCCCGGCTCGGACGTAGAGATCCATGAGCCTTTCCGGGGCCCAGTTCTCCGCTTTCCAAAGGTTTTCGATTTCCATGAAGCCGGAATCGGCTGGGTGCCCGTAGCGCTCCAGGTGGTCTTCGTATTGGCGATGCCCTTGCAGGTACATGTGGCGGGCGTACCAGTCTCCCGCCTCCGGCTCGCATTGGGCGGACCAATGGGCCCAGATGCCGAACTTGGCATCGCGGAACCAATCGGGCGCCTGGTAGTTTTCTGCCAGCGACGTCCAGGTCGGCTCGAAGGGGCCTTCGGCGATTTCGCGCCGCTTGTCGGTTTGGCTCTCCTGGGCGTGGCTAATGCCGATGGAAGCGAGAAGGAGCGAAGCGGCGGCGAGGGCGGTGACCGGTTTCATTGGTATCCGAAAACGGGAGCAAGAGAGCTCTATATGAGTTCCTCGTCGAAGCACACCGCGACCTTGCCGCATTTGCCGGAGGCCATGAGCTTGTAGGCTTGCTCGACCTGGGAGAGTTCGAAGCGATGACTGATCAACTCCGCCGGGTGGAGGTTCCAGCGAACGAGGCGTTCCACCAGCTCCATCATCTTCCAGGTGGAGGTGACCCAGGATCCGTAGAGCGTCTTCTGGTCGTGGATCATGTCGGGGGACGGGTTGAGGCTCATGGGGCCGCCTTCGCCGATCATGACCATTTTGCCCCATTTTCGCGTGGCCTGTATGGCCATGTTGCGCGCGTTTGGATGGGCGGAACATTCCACGGCTCTCTCGACGCCCTGACCATGGGTGAGCGATCGGACTTCCGCGACGTTGTCGGGTCCTGCGGCCAAGGTCTCGTCGCAGAGCTTGAGCTCGCGAGCCAGCTGGTTGCGCTCGGCGATGGCGTCTATGCCGATGATCTTTTCCGCTCCCAGCTTGCGGCAAAGGGCGGCTGCGGCGAGTCCGACCGGTCCGAGTCCTGTGATGAGAACGGTATCATTTCCGCTGATACCGATCTTTTCCAGTCCTTCGTAGACGGTGCCGAAACCGCAGGCCACCTGAGCTCCGTCCGCGTAGGAAAGCTTGTCTGGAAGGTGGACCAGATCCTTCTCCTCAGCGATCATGTAGGCCGCCATACCGCCGTCGCGCTGCCATCCATAGGCGCGTCGAAGTGTGGGGTGGGTGCAGGAGATCATGTATCCTCGTCGACAGTCGTAACACTGTCCGCATCCGGAAATGTGATACACGATCGCTCGATCACCCTCGCGGAAGACGCGGCAGCCAGGGCCGGTTTTCACCACTTGGCCGGACGGCTCGTGTCCCACGATGACGCCCTGATAGCCCTCTGGACCCTTGCCGAGGTGTTCGTGATAGATGCAGCGAATATCGGAGCCGCAGATGGTTGAGGCTTTTACGCGAATGAGAACTTCGCCGAATCCCGGCTGGCGCAACTCGAACTCGTCGAGCTTGGCGGTGCTGTCGCCGGGAAGTATGGCTCCTTGGATACGGTCTGGAATGGTAGGGCTCATGATAGGAAAGGGCTATTGGGTGATGGCTCCGGCCAGGTCCCAAAGGTCTCGCCAGTCTTTGGCGGATTCCCAGAGGAAGACCTGTCCCTTGATGAGTCGGCAGTCGCGGTCGATCTTTGCGATGGCGCTCATTTGCTCGTCCGTCAGCGGGTCTTCGACCACGGCCTTGAGGTTGGCGAGGTAGTTGCGAGGGTTTGTTGACATGGGGATGGGAACCTGCCCGCGCTGGACAGCCCACTTGATGCAGATGGTGGCGGGATGTACGCCGTGCGCTTGAGCTATGGATACGATGACGGGATCTTCGATATCCACGGTATCGTCGGGAGTGCGATCGCGTTCCGGGCGGGCGGGCGAGCCGATGGGGCAGTAGCCGACCGGCAGGATCTGCTGGGCTTCAAGAAACGCGATGAACTCCGGTTGTTGGAAATGGGGATGGAGCTCCATTTCGTTGCAAGACGGTTTGATCGAAGCGTCCTCGAGCAAGCGCTGTAGCTTGGGCACCGTCATGTTGGAGGTGCCGATGTTTCGAACCAGCCCGCGTTGGACGAGGGACTCCATGGCGGCCCAAGTTTCCATGAACGCCTCGTGGCGATAGGGGGTCGCGTCCGGGCTGCGCGATTCGACGGAGCAGCCGGGAGGGTGGTGGTTGCGAAAGGGCCAGTGAACGAAATAGAGATCCAGGTAGTCGAGCTGAAGATTGCGGAGCGAGCGTTCGCAGGCGGCCGCCACGTCGGCGGGGCGATGGTGATCGTTCCAGACCTTGGAGTTGATCCAGAGCTCGTCGCGGGCGATGCCGCTTCCCTGCAGCCGTTTCAGGGCCTCGCCGATTTCCGCTTCGTTTCCGTAGACTTCGGCGCAATCGAAATGGCGGTAGCCGACGGAGCCGGCGCCTCGTACGGCTCGAGCCATTTCGTCAGCGGAAACGTGGTCGGATCCGAAAGTGCCCAAGCCGATGGCGGGCATGGCGCCGTCGGCGAGCTGTATTCTAGGCACTAGATTGGGGTCGACGGCGTCGAGAGAAGGGTGAGAGCTCATAGGATGGGCGGTTTGGAAATCTGGAGAAGCGAGAAGACAGGGGCGGAGATGGGGCGGGATGACGAATTTAGCGCAATCCGCGGTTGCAAGCCATGGATCGCATTGACAGAGTTATGGACGAATTTTACCTCGTTTACTCGTGTCGGATCCCCATGTTTCCCAGCTCTTCTCTTCGCAGACCAACCGAGGCCTCTACATGGTGCAAGAGGCTATGGGCGGAGGGGACGCCGCCGTGAGCGTGGTCTGCTCTGGTTGGGAGGAATGCAGCGCGGACTATCGAATCGAACGGGAGAGCTTTCCCTATTTCGCTTTGGAATACATTGCCGGGGGCGATTGGGAGATCCGTTTTTCCGAGGGGAAGAGGCGCCTTGGGCCGGGCGCCGTGATCTGCTACGGACCGGGGGTTCGCTACTCCATGCGGCCTCTGAGCGACGCTGGGCTGAGCAAGTACTTCGTCGATTTCACGGGAGAGGAGATGGAGGCGCGGCTGAGGCGGATCGGACTGCCGCCGGGCAGCGAGCGCATGGTTTTCCAGCACCGATGGTTGAGGGATCTTTTTGACCAGCTCATCGACACGAGACGGTTCGATGCCCAGGCGAGGGAACGCATTTCCGCCATGACGCTGGACCTCTTGCTCGAGCGCTTGCCGAATCACTTCGCGGGCGAGCAGCGCAAGACGCAGGCCTGGCAGAGTTTCGAACGCTGTAGAGCGTATCTTTCCGAGCACTACGCTCGAGCTCAATCCTTGTCCTCCGTCGCCGAGGCCTGCGGGGTTTCGCCGGCCTATCTGTCCCGCCTCTTCAATCGGTTTTCCAACGAGTCGCCCAAGGCCTTCCTCGACCGTCTGAAAATGAGTCGGGCCGCTCAGGAGCTGCTGCGGGGGAACGTGCAAGTCAAGGAGGCCGCCGCTGAAGCGGGCTACGAGGACGTGTTCCATTTTTCCCGGGTTTTCAAAAAGCGTTTTGGCCTGCCGCCGAGCGTGTTCGCCAATCGATCTGGAGCCCGGGCGAGCTCCCCGAGCGGTCGTTCGACGGGTGGCGCCTAGGGCTCTGCCATTAGCTTCGACGCGTGGCGTTTCATGCGCATTGCGTGCCGGATAGATGCGGATAGATGCAAAATGAGCCTAGCTCTTTTCCGTCCCGCCTTTGGCCTTCCGGACAAACCCTAGTTGGCGCAGGAAACGCAATTGGTCTTTCCTAGACAGAGCTGCAGGGCTGACGGGCGCTTCGAGAGGAAGGAATTCCTCGGGCGTCTCGGCGGGACTTTCCGCATCGGATCCACTCGGCTCGAAACCCATAGACTTATGAAAACGAAAACAGTAGCTTCAGCGGCGTTGCTCGCGTGTACCCTGTCGGCCTCCAGCGTCCTGGCCGAGATGGCGGAATCCACCAAGAGCGGCGACCTCACGGCCAAGGACTTCGACCTGTCCCGCGAATCTCAGGAGCGCTTGGAAAACGCGTTGACGGCGAAGGACCTGATCGGCGCGTCGGTCCTTGATCGATCGGGCGAAAGGATCGGCAGCATCGAAGACATTCGGATTTCGAGTCTGGCCCGGAA of the Pelagicoccus sp. SDUM812003 genome contains:
- a CDS encoding DUF2007 domain-containing protein produces the protein MITIRSFSSQAQASLARSVLETAGIAVSLADEHTYSLGAQYVPDGIRLQVPPEEEEKARRILDNQELVAPLPDDFVPPEPYPENLATPETGPFTWTKAFFLGGMFATIALALIILIGLLLGGSVSLSVGFVLLVFAVGGVLGIVVHSAFGPNEGKKKAPGKSPRDGDQHSSTP
- a CDS encoding RDD family protein, coding for MHDVQLFSILINLGVSLLLAALIYSHYKERDIQENERYSTFWPRFLSPAIDAVVLWPITSLLPFIAFALTPSSHIAINIATTLFFYAYSIYFHGSRGGTIGKLACKIRVVDHQTEQPITFVQAFKRDAIPFLVSISLYAYAFKGAESGSVEQSASFAIVPSIAGIWFIAEVITMLTNEKRRALHDFIAGTVVVRQTKSTDASPENAEPQPVS
- a CDS encoding alpha-L-fucosidase; translation: MKPVTALAAASLLLASIGISHAQESQTDKRREIAEGPFEPTWTSLAENYQAPDWFRDAKFGIWAHWSAQCEPEAGDWYARHMYLQGHRQYEDHLERYGHPADSGFMEIENLWKAENWAPERLMDLYVRAGAKYFVALANHHDNFDCFDSDHHEWNSVDVGPKKDIVGTWARIARQHGLRFGVSNHSAHSWHWYQAAYAYDATGPRAGERYDAYTLTKEDGAGKWWEGLDPQTLYNGPLMAMPDGLNTIEAQSKWHTENTADWTEEPPEGELGRKFVDTWFLRAQDLVDKYQPDLLYFDNYTLPLGQAGLDVAAHYYNASLDWHDGEPEAVINVKGTSEDRLGAVIDDIERGVAFGIRENPWQTDTCIGDWHYNRDVYEEGRYKSVSQVARMLADIVSKNGNLLLSIPIRGDGTLDEAEIAFLEGLADWMDINGEAIFSTRPWKIYGEGPSTEEEPEAGHYGGAKDVREAPYTAADIRFTTKDEALYAIVMQHPDSDQTITIKALGSDSDLASDKTIQSVRLLGASQEIEWSRDAEGLHVLIPEEISSPHTLTLEIRGAL
- a CDS encoding zinc-binding dehydrogenase, giving the protein MSPTIPDRIQGAILPGDSTAKLDEFELRQPGFGEVLIRVKASTICGSDIRCIYHEHLGKGPEGYQGVIVGHEPSGQVVKTGPGCRVFREGDRAIVYHISGCGQCYDCRRGYMISCTHPTLRRAYGWQRDGGMAAYMIAEEKDLVHLPDKLSYADGAQVACGFGTVYEGLEKIGISGNDTVLITGLGPVGLAAAALCRKLGAEKIIGIDAIAERNQLARELKLCDETLAAGPDNVAEVRSLTHGQGVERAVECSAHPNARNMAIQATRKWGKMVMIGEGGPMSLNPSPDMIHDQKTLYGSWVTSTWKMMELVERLVRWNLHPAELISHRFELSQVEQAYKLMASGKCGKVAVCFDEELI
- a CDS encoding aldo/keto reductase codes for the protein MPAIGLGTFGSDHVSADEMARAVRGAGSVGYRHFDCAEVYGNEAEIGEALKRLQGSGIARDELWINSKVWNDHHRPADVAAACERSLRNLQLDYLDLYFVHWPFRNHHPPGCSVESRSPDATPYRHEAFMETWAAMESLVQRGLVRNIGTSNMTVPKLQRLLEDASIKPSCNEMELHPHFQQPEFIAFLEAQQILPVGYCPIGSPARPERDRTPDDTVDIEDPVIVSIAQAHGVHPATICIKWAVQRGQVPIPMSTNPRNYLANLKAVVEDPLTDEQMSAIAKIDRDCRLIKGQVFLWESAKDWRDLWDLAGAITQ
- a CDS encoding AraC family transcriptional regulator yields the protein MSDPHVSQLFSSQTNRGLYMVQEAMGGGDAAVSVVCSGWEECSADYRIERESFPYFALEYIAGGDWEIRFSEGKRRLGPGAVICYGPGVRYSMRPLSDAGLSKYFVDFTGEEMEARLRRIGLPPGSERMVFQHRWLRDLFDQLIDTRRFDAQARERISAMTLDLLLERLPNHFAGEQRKTQAWQSFERCRAYLSEHYARAQSLSSVAEACGVSPAYLSRLFNRFSNESPKAFLDRLKMSRAAQELLRGNVQVKEAAAEAGYEDVFHFSRVFKKRFGLPPSVFANRSGARASSPSGRSTGGA